TAAATTGATCAGGAAGAGCTTTATGCTTTTGCCTGGACTCCAAGCTTTTACTGGTGTTTTTGCTTAATATAAAAACGTGTCATTTGAGATTCTCTCTGTACTAAATATAATAATCCAATCTGAGCAATTTATTGATACTACGCCTTATATAgttcatcaaacattattacgcaatatattatttttttctgccTCTTTTCAGCTTATATTCATGGATCGAAACGAAGAGAAATGGCTGGAAAGTTGGAAAAATCAGATCAAGTGTGATAACGAAAACGGTGTCTCATTTATTTTGAAGGTTTTCTCGCCGACAGCGAGGCGTTACATAACATTTTTCGAAAAAGgttagaatttgaaataaaacaaacatgtcTGGATTTTTTcaagcaaatatatatatatatatacaaaataaattttgtaaagtCTTCGATTCaaagatatgctcaaatactaaacgaCATGTAGTACTTATTGATACTATAGAAGACCATAGAGGACTTTCACTGATCACTTGACTTTTTTTTATCGCTTTCGTTGGGAAACTCGACAACGGCGCTTGTCGTTAATGAATTCGAATGAATCTGCTCAATAATACCGATAGACTATAATTGTATAATCTGAGAATGTACGCTGGCGTAACgattaaaatgatatgttaatGGACGATACCAGTACGGATATTTCCAAATTAGATGAATGTTTTGCTGCGGAACTACGGATTTTGTAAACAGATTGTCGAGATACGGTACGGTATACGAATTGCAGTGGTAACGTGCCTTACCCTGTGCGTGTCGTTAGCGACATCGGCAGGCCATCGGAATAATAAGTTTTTTTACAATCCGTACCACTTATTCCTCCATAATTCATAAACTGGTGAAGCCTTAGCAAATTTAGTGGGGATGTTTTAACAAGTTTGCCGAGGAGGCCGACGAGACACACAGCGTTCAAATCGATAACCGGTCATTGCAGAACGCTGTCGCTATAACTCTGCGCAATATTTCTTAGGTAGGTGGTACATAGTGCTGGAATACTTTGGTATGCCGGTCGAGCTGGCGCAGATTTCAATATTTCACATCGGCTGTTATGCTTTTATTTTTGCTCATAAATTAATAGATCCAACTCAAACTGAACGGTATTATCATCAACGACGCGAGGCTAACGATAAAATCCGCGATAAATACTACATAATGATTCCATTACATTTTAccccacgacgattgcacctgcatattTTTGCACCCTACATACTATTAGGCTGTCACCCTACATAATATATAAGAGCAATTTTCTAAGCTATAAATTGCCAGAAATGCAAAACTTTCTCGTTATGATCGaaactaaaaaatgaaacaattaaTTACGATACAATTTTCTGTTAGATTTAATGTCATGACCGCCCGTCCTATCTACTAAACTATGTTGAAATATActataattgtaaaatattttcaatcaaaaacatcctcgacggcaCTGCAAGTCGGcgctaattcaaatttttccatgTCGGCTGTAATTTGCAGCAGTACAGACTTCGATTAcaataaagcagtggttctcaaacagtggAGATTTTCGGGGGTCGCctaatttctgtcaaacatgCGCACGCAAGTGAATAAGATTTATAAGTTGGAAAGTGAAATTTGTTCTGGTTGGCAGGTACCGTAAAATTTGCAACTTAGGATTTTTCAGCAATAATTcgaccatttattgtccaaacggcgCCAAAATTGCTCAATAACACTTTTATGTGGTAATTAACCTTTCCAGATGGTCGGCAGGTATCGGTATTAGTATATAAGTGTAATTTAGTGACAGTGTACGAGCgccaataatattttctttttcatagttttttttatcatgcTACATGATGTACATCCCATCAGTGGACCCGCTAGTACGCGAATCGGATTTTTGGCCAGACTAGGGAAAATTATGTTGGTTTGTTATTTTGTGCTAGTATAGTCGCTTGGTTATCGAATATGCAAAACAAAGTTGCTTTATTTGGCGATTGGCTCTTAACTAGGCGTTTGACAAGTTTGGTATTGATTGCCAGGCGGTGTCTTGGCTGAGAAATTACACTTTGGGTTCGATCAGTTGCGAAAGCGCTTTGTTAATTCGCGCACGTGTCCGAATTCTACGAGTAGGCTACGTCTTTTGTCCACATCCCCTCCATATAAAAGTGAACATTTTCGTATTGCAATATTACGTATTTAGACGtttcatacataatttcgaagCGTTCCGAGCAGTCAAACACAAAACCGCAACAAGTTCTAACATAATGAAAGGCACCTAAAAGATATGATTTTGCACacgtttttccatattttaatttcatgctttatttcattttcaacttaTTAATTAATGGAACAATCTGTAATATGTTAACATTGAACGGACACTGCTGGAATATGCTAAATAAGATTTCTAAATTTATGTATAATTAGAAGCAACCTTACTACTTGCGAAGTATCGATCGCTTCCTTACAATCTACCACATTTTATCAAGTCCGTCTTGTTTTCGCCAAAGAGCCGTTTTTATTCTGATCTAAGAGATTTTAACACCTTGGTTTTCATACGATGTCATGTGTTTTCAAATCTTCTGATGTTTCCCCGTTTTCCCGGCGCAATGTCGGTTTGTTCGTATATTTTTCTTGGCCAATGTTCAACGTCCACTTGCAGTCGATATATAGACAATAAAATTGTTCTCATTGAGGCAATtgaaactgatatatatatactgaattTTGAAGTTGCTGAACGTTTCTAGTTGTGGGGTCACGAGTATTTGtaggctttgattttatgaaaattggggtcgcgaaaaaaatgtttgggaaccactgcgataaagcacaaaataatcgaaaaaagttttcaatcaAAACGTGGACGGGGGCGCTGGGATGTGCGTgcaatattcttataaacactaaTACGATAAACGGAAGTCGCGTTATTCGAATTGGACCCGGGTTGGCTTATAGTGCAATCAACTCACCCCTCTCATCAGTATCACACTGGCGCTTGTCCATGAAATCCCATGGGTAGGGAACATCACATTAACCTTACTTGCCAGTTTCACATAATGTGAACCCTCAATGAACGGACTGAATGATAGAttatatgttttcagtaatttatgcgTCTGAAGgacccattacaataaaaattacaCATCTTTCAAATATTCGAGTTTCgattagaaaaattattcgGTTCGACTCTGAAATTATTAGGTATTAGAAATTGCCGAGACCTAATGGTGACATGACGTAAATTTCAAGTATTAAGATATCACGTTGATCCGTCAAAAAAATCAACTTGGTTGGATTTTCTCTCGCCAAATAAACAATACTGGATGGTTGACGACGAACGAATACTGGAGACTTTCAGGAATCACAACCAAGATATTCTTCAGGTATAAACAGCCCATTTGGTAGTTTACTTCGTTTCCATGACCTGTACACAGGGGAAGGCAATGAGGTCAGTCACCCAGAGTAGCCCACTGTCGGGGGCAGAGGATCTAAGCTGTAAGCGTTATTACATCTGTTTTTCTCCGTGCGTTTTTATTTAAGTGAAAGCAGACAGACATTACATTTATAGTCATGGTGGGCCAGCAATGGGTGACTGCTCTTTCCCGCCGCCAATGAGCTTTCCTGTGTGATTTGGCgcaataatacaaacattttacACTTACTTGACCTTtagtttattcattttcatcTATAAAAGCATCTTTAATTTGTTATCtcccgaattatttttgaagttagttataaggggcatcattatcagaaactgggcagcagaaaagtttgcaAGCTCTTCTGGATGTTTTTAGTTCAATTTCATACTTATCTTGTTGCACAAATTTTCAGAATGCACCCAAGGATAGACTTCTCATCTTCAATTTGAAAGACGGATGGCATCCTTTATGCAAATTCTTGGGTCATGATGAACCAGCTGTGCCGTTTCCACACAGGAATAAAAGGGGAAACATTTCGGAACATGTGGCTACAACGGATCCCAATTTCCATTCAATGTATACTGAAATGTATATCTCAATAACAGCAGTATTTTTAGCAGTTTCAGCAGCATTGCTGCTATTTTTTAGGTAAAAACTAAATAGAACAACTAATATTAGTACAATTATGGCATTGGAGATAGTATAGCGAAAGGCAAAGCAAAAATGAATGAAGATCACCGGTATTCTTTTCAGACtttgattttgtgaaaatggAGATTTCCCAAAAATCCGTTTGTGTTGTTCTTTTGATATTACAGTTTGTATTTTATGTAAGCAATTAATACAAACTCATTTTTAATATCTTTTTAGTGACCAAAaaaggatttttttttcaatttcaaaaaatcgtCTAAAGGCGATTTCACAAATAGGCCCCCATATGTAATACTAACtaaggctgggcatttcgaatcgaatagtaaattattcaaatcggcCCAGAGCAGAAttttgaatcgccgccatcttgttttttttccaaCAATGTTCGAGGTGAATTTCcccatttttttattgaaaccatattttttcaacgcaattctgacatataaactattttctgtagtgatttattgataaaaacgtgtttttatagtgtgtgaacgctcagtaatctgtctgagtgatgtattctatgttttcaatgattcatttgttgacaggaccaattacaataaaaaaagtcgcatacaattacTTATCTCTCATTGACTTCCAAGTTTTCGAgagtttatttgaaaaaagtattcgattagattctgaaatcatcgggtattcgaaaatgcctaACCCTAGTAGTAACTAGTAACACATCTTTCACTTATTGTACTGTGATTAGTGTTTATAATTCAATTATG
The genomic region above belongs to Styela clava chromosome 13, kaStyClav1.hap1.2, whole genome shotgun sequence and contains:
- the LOC120332969 gene encoding uncharacterized protein LOC120332969: MKILICGFSKTGTKTLDEALRQLGYRVSDYYHSCFVLGKDWEKILEGNGNALANDLKRMYQHYDATSDLPMALYWREFLDAFPDLKLIFMDRNEEKWLESWKNQIKCDNENGVSFILKVFSPTARRYITFFEKVLRYHVDPSKKSTWLDFLSPNKQYWMVDDERILETFRNHNQDILQNAPKDRLLIFNLKDGWHPLCKFLGHDEPAVPFPHRNKRGNISEHVATTDPNFHSMYTEMYISITAVFLAVSAALLLFFR